A single genomic interval of Brevibacillus brevis harbors:
- a CDS encoding ArpU family phage packaging/lysis transcriptional regulator, with amino-acid sequence MSAQEQLSFLEPVDEKEVRKAVVKALKEYKALRVAVQNKKERQEKGVDQLFPRLQKSESTNELKARQIERALQYSLDEVEPQIIEEKYLCTSRVKDINVYLDLGLTKDQFYTKKKEAIMQIATALGMI; translated from the coding sequence ATGAGCGCACAAGAGCAACTGTCATTTCTGGAACCAGTAGACGAAAAAGAAGTCAGAAAGGCTGTTGTCAAAGCATTAAAAGAATATAAAGCCCTTCGTGTTGCTGTACAAAATAAAAAGGAGCGACAGGAGAAGGGTGTCGATCAACTGTTTCCACGGCTTCAAAAGTCTGAGTCCACGAATGAGTTGAAAGCAAGACAGATTGAAAGGGCGTTGCAGTACTCGTTAGATGAAGTAGAGCCCCAGATCATCGAAGAGAAGTATCTCTGCACGTCCAGGGTGAAGGACATCAATGTATATCTGGACTTAGGTCTGACAAAAGACCAATTCTACACAAAAAAGAAAGAGGCAATAATGCAAATTGCTACGGCACTCGGAATGATCTGA